The nucleotide window TATTTATCATAGTATGTAGAATCCTGAGATTCTTTTTCCTGCATAATTATATTGGTGGTTTCCAATTATATTTTAGGCGATGATGCGTGATTGCATGGGGCCGAACTTCACGTGCGTGGGCCCGCTCCGAAGTTCCTCGAGCATTTCTGGGCCCCATTGTTTGACTCACAACGTCGAGGGCCCAACAAATCCATGACTGGACGAGGCCTTGAGGGCAATATTGTAGGGTCCACTTAGTAGAATTAAACAATCCGAACCCTATATAAATGGGATGTAGTAGTAGTGAGTAGTATAGCTAGTTAGACAAACaatccaccttttttttttaatggaaaatgctTGGGATCCGAGCTTCCCGCTCCAATttccttttttggtttttcttatttattgattaaaaatgtattgtttaataatattgtaaattttttttaaatatttaaaaatattaaaaaaataatataaaaacactttaaaaaaaaacttatattttttcatatcattttttgaacacttttaaatatttaaaaaaaaatcacaatattattaaataatatctttttaattactaagaaaaaaaaagagtggagcgGGAAGCTCCAGCAGGATGGGATCCCTAgtattgtcttttttttaatataataatatgaatttCAGGGACGAAAAACATGttgtctttttgtattttttacttagaaaatatttagatagtgagttgaaataagataaaagttaaaagttaaataaaattttattaaaattttattttttaatattatttttattttaagatttaaaataattaaattatttattatattttatatgaaaacttaaaaaaattgtgatgattAGAgtatatgaaatgagttaagaggctatctcaatccaaacgaagccttataCTTCGATTAAGATTTGGCGTTTTCAAAATGTTTTTCACTTTCCTCACTCAATTGCATATATTGATGGAAGATAAGTAATTTAATAGATGCTAATATAAAAGGAAACTAATTTATGCGATCTTAGTACGTGTaagtcttatttatttatttttttttttatgaaaaaagtagaaaatctacatgaaaaaatcaaaatttttttttatgataaatctcacttttttaaaaacgaATATGCAagatttatactaatacaacaTCTAacattgctaaaaaaaaaaaaaaaaagtcatctaaaatataatatttcaattgaaggatgaaaaatatttatatttaaacaccTGTAATTGTGCACTCTGAAAATCTAGCTTGGAATCGTTAAGCCAGCGAATAATATATGATAAGATTTTATTTCCTACCAACatatttactattctttttatttttttaatttatttttaataattaaaaatgttaaaaaaatacttcaaataaaataacaaaaaaataaaaatctgaaatagattatataaagtagtaaaaagaagaggaaaacgAAAAAGAGACAAAATGTCAAAACACATGACTGACTGCCACAATCAAAAGATCAGCCACAGATGATATTCACGAATCTCAGGAGAAGGAAGTCCTATGAGAGTGGACAAAAGAAAAGGATGGTTTTATGCTGTTAGGAAGTAAGTCCCATCGTTATACTGTACATTTTTAGGCAAACAAATCTTGCCGTCTCTTTTCTTCCCCTGCAAACATATTTCCCTACCAAGCTGTCCTCATTGGGCAAGAAAAAGCTGGAGCCTGGCGTATGGACAAAAGACAAGGATTCGAGGAACGAgatataagaaagaaaagaagcacCTTAATTTGCTTCTCTTCCCACTTCTTTTTCCGGTCACCTGATGGAGATGCATTgataaaaaacattaaaaactgATCATTTGACGCATATTTCAAGAGAAATTTGACGAGCTTGGTTAGTTCTTCAAATGAAAGAAGGTATAGGATCAGATCATACTAAAATAGAAGGCTATTGCATTCTTACTTCTCAAAATGGAGCAGTTGAGGTTCTGTAGATGCGATGTTTTTTTTGAAAGTGAGCATTGGCTGCAACGCAAAGCTGAAAGCacaaatatactaaaaataaattaactaatCACACATTCTATTTCCTTGATTGGGTAGAGAACTAGAAACAGAGAAACAGCTCTACAAATCCATATAAGCAAAACTAATATATCGCTTTGTTTTGACCTCCTTTTGCTGCCTTTTGAGCCTAGCATTCTCTTCCTGTAAGCGGGCAACTTCAAGTTGCAACTCACTCGTGTaagcctacaaaaaaaaaaaaaaaaatccaaaatggTATGAAACAAAATCCCAGCATGCAGCACATCAGTCAACATGAAAATCAACATATCCATCAGCAATAAAAATAGTAAAGTTCTTAACACCAATATATCAGTATGAAAATCAACCATAGAATGTTTCAAATGTTCCAAAGAGAGTACAGAAACCTGTTTCCTTGCTCTAGAGCGAGCGGCTGATTCTCTGTTCTTGATCATGCGCTTATTTCTCCGATCGCCGGGattatcatcattttcttgAGCCCTTCTTTTGCAACAAGAAGGGAGTACCAAAGAAGAGCCGGACACATCGAACACAGAGTTAAAGGAGGAAACAAAAGAAGGTGTAGTGAAACTGACATGCCTTTGCAATCGTGGGTTTGGCCCAATAGGAGTACATGAGCTTTGAAGGTATGCAAAATCAGAGCCGGATTTCAAGCTCAGaatggtggctggaggtggcgCCGGAGAACCCAACAAAGTGGTTTCCAAGGCGGATGAATGGCCATCGCCGGTGCCTGATGATGATGCAAATCTCGTGGGTCGGTCTTTGCCGAGAGGTCGAGCCAAGAAGTCTTGGAGGATCATACCGCAAAAGGCAGGCTtgtgggtggtggtggtgttggTGACGGTGGAGGAGAGGGTGGTGTTGTATGAGGGATCATGAAGAGAGGCCAAACTGATATCTTTCCAAACATCTTCCATGGATTTTCTGGCCGATGGGGTTGCAATGACCGGGGATGAAGCTGTAAAAGGAGAGGGACAAGAGCTTCTACTTGTGGAGAAGGATTTGAAGGGTGAGATGGAGTTTCAGTTGTTGCCATTATGGTTGAATATTGCGCCTGTTGAGGTACGCATGgttttgagagaaagagagagagagagactggaGAGAGTTGCTGCAACGTGGAATGCAGGAGCCTGGTCTGAGGTCTGTTGCTTTGAGTCTTTGACTaggtgtattttttattttaaattttattaattttataagttaacAGTAATTAAGACTCGGGAGtaactataaatatttatgCTTGTCAATTTAAATTGCATCACGTCTATTTATGATTAGAAATGGTGAAATCTAcgttaaaaaatgataaaattaattatgttaaaaaaatgataattaacaGCACAGCATTCAACTTGAGGCCTATCTCGGAATCGTGTTAGAAAAAATGGAATACATTGTACGGAAAACAAGCCAAATGGGACACACTAAACCTGAAACTCGCTGGGACACCtagcattaaaatatttaagcgGCAAATGAATGGAAAGCACAGGCAACCGTCTATTCTCTGACGAGGGGAACAAGAGTGACCATTCTGATTGCCTACTGTCGAAACGCCACCCGGGAGCCACGCCGTATTAATGGGCCATCTTAGATGCCACGCATAATTAAAGACCATGACTGGGGCAACTGTGGGCTTGACAGAAACCCCTAACACATGGTACAGGAATGTCCCTTTAAACCTCATATAAAGCCATGCTTGAAATACGAATGAATCTCTCTAAACTTTGTTATTCTCCTATATTTATCCCAGACAAAGTACTGACTTTAACATCGAAGGTTCTCTAGACCACCACCAAGCCCACCTTTATCTTTGCAGTTGCAGGTAGAAATATCCCGACCCGGGTAGCTAGAACTTGGCCCAGGTGTACAAAACACGACCTTAACAATTGTCTGTGTGATCTCTATAGCCGTAATGTGTCCTTTATATACTGGCTACTACACATTCACAAGCAACCTACGAATAATAAGCAACGTCAACTAACATGGAAGGATGTTTCTTAGAGATGGAAGAATGCATGAGAAAGATGGCATAAGAAATTGAGAACCTTAGCCATGAAAATAAAGCTCTAAGGTGAGTCAACATTGAACTCCAATATGAGGTGGGGCCAAATAGGGACAGAGTTGGAACAGGCAAATTGAAAGGCCAAGGCGTTGGGCAAAGCCAAAACCCCCAAAAAGGCCAAGGGGGTCCAGCAAGATGGGAGGCAGAtgagcccccccccccccccccccccccaaaaggCCTAGGACCTCGGTATAACAAGGTCATGATGTTTGTACAAGAGAAAGGCAAACTAGCCACCGAGAAAGCTAACAACCAAAATAGAGGCCATGCCTACTGCACCTATAACCGGACAAAGTCTCATAACATCACAGACTGCATTTCCCTCAGGACATGAGGGGGAGTGTCAGAGTACCGCCCCCCTCAGCACCAGACCGACCGAAAATATAAgtcaaataaacaatataaatgtgaataaaatacGAAGTATCAGTAGatataaagagtaagggtaAAAGAGAAGCAAATTCAGTATTTTAACGAGATTCAGCCCACTACCTAAGTTCTCACCTCAAGCTAGTCCTTGAGGATCCCCCAATCTCACTATTCAACATCCTTCAGGTGGAGATAGAAACATATTACCTTTGAGCAATACCACTTCAAAGAACCCGTGTAGAACACCTTCTACACTTACAATCACCTTACACATGGTGATTCAACTATTTCCTATGTAGAACTCCTAGTACACGCACAAGGGTTATACACACTCTTTTACTAATACAAGAGCTGATAGTACGTTGATTATCAGAGAATACTCACCAATGagtgaaataaaaatagtacAGCGCAAACTATATatctctcaaaatgaacaaatGTTAAGGCTCGATACTTAGAGAAGAGAGTGATGAATGAATATTGTAAAGCTTGTAGTTAATGTGTAGTGTTGTGATTTTGAAGATCTCAATAGAGCTTATAGATATCTgagactttttttattttcaaatttcaaactattcaaatgtcaaaaaggagtatcactcatttttcaaagatttccaataaaagtttttcttttttcaattgtaaaaaacatcattcacttttcaaaaatttcaaaccaatttttttgactttttacatatgtcaaaaagagtataaatcacttttcaaaatttccaaacaaaagcaACTAtattttgcatatgtcaaaaagagtatcaattacttttcaaaattttcaaatttatcatGTACAAGTGAGAGATGACAaccaatcatctttcaaaattttaaaactcaaaCTTTTTATTATGTCATGCACATATGAAATATGACAattaatcatctttcaaaaattcaaatttcaaatttaattttcaaatatatcatgcacatgtggaaaatgcaatttgatgctttatgagaaaaatattctttttgaaCCTTAATCCTTTTTTGAATTCTGAATAGATGTACAAAATTTACTCTAAGagctttatttgtaaatttgtttcctttcttgcTCATGCTTGATACGTTGATGTGCTTAGCTCCATTATGTGTACAATTTGAGCTTAAGACTCATTTATGCTTGAACTtgtttgttatcatcaaaatctatatgtagatatataattatatgatgttTGAAATCCTGGGTTCAACAGTCATCAAAACGAGCGTGCGTAAAGGGAGCTAGGTATCGCCTTACACTAGCCTCCTCCAATAAGGCCTCAGAATAAACGTCCTCCTGGCGCTACTTTACCTAGACTTGGACAATCTCTAGCCGACTCTCCTTCTCCTTGGTGGTCGGCCGAACCTCTCTGTCCTCCGGCACGACCCCCCACATGATGCATATGAGGAACTCTTACCAAGTAGTCTGTTTGGCTGGAAACTTCCATCCCTTATTGGACAGGAAGAAGAACCATCGGTTCCAACCTTTGACCTTGTTGTACTGCTACTCCAAGCAGGCCACTGTGTGCCCTTGGCGCAACCAGAAATTGCAAGTGTTCCTTTTCTACTTCAAAAGGCTATGGGTTAGGAAGAACTCCCGGTCAGTGAGGTCCAGCTGCTCTAGGTCGACTTCCTCCAATGCCCGACGCCAAACAATGTAGTAACATACCGAAACCCTCCATGCATTGGGGTGGAGGTGTGTAGGAGCCAGAATGAGGTAGCCAGCACGTCGCGAACCGACTGACAAAAAGAAAGCCGCAGTTCACTAGTAAACATGTCAGGGTATAACACCACCTTCGAGGCGTAACCCTCAGATTCTATGGCTCCTTCACAGGCCTCAAGAAGCTCGAAAATGATGAAGTCTAAGACTTCAAAATTGGCCTTCAGTGACCTCAAAAGTGCCGATGTATCCTCCCGCCTCAAGTTGAAACCATCGAAAATACTGGAAGTAAGTAACAAAAGCAAGctgagagggaaagagagaggagaaggAGGCAAGGCAGCAAGAGACCAAGAAAACATTCGAAGGCTCTAAAAGAGAGTGAAAGCAAATGGACCAAGAATGGGAAGGGGTTGAGCTTAAATAGACGCCCGTGTCGATTGAAATTCCACACAACGAACTGACACACACTGCGAGAGGGAGAATAGCTGGGCGAAGATCCCTCAATACG belongs to Juglans regia cultivar Chandler chromosome 8, Walnut 2.0, whole genome shotgun sequence and includes:
- the LOC109011244 gene encoding protein FD-like encodes the protein MEDVWKDISLASLHDPSYNTTLSSTVTNTTTTHKPAFCGMILQDFLARPLGKDRPTRFASSSGTGDGHSSALETTLLGSPAPPPATILSLKSGSDFAYLQSSCTPIGPNPRLQRHVSFTTPSFVSSFNSVFDVSGSSLVLPSCCKRRAQENDDNPGDRRNKRMIKNRESAARSRARKQAYTSELQLEVARLQEENARLKRQQKELCVAANAHFQKKHRIYRTSTAPF